One Streptomyces sp. P9-A2 DNA window includes the following coding sequences:
- a CDS encoding glutathione-independent formaldehyde dehydrogenase — MKAVVYKEPFAVAVEEVDKPSIQHPNDVIVRVSSTAICGSDLHMYEGRTAAEPGIVFGHENMGIIEEVGQGVTSLKEGDRVVMPFNVACGFCDNCVEGFTGYCLTVNPGFPGGAYGYVAMGPWKGGQAEYLRVPYADFNCLKLPPGQEHETDFILLADIFPTGYHGCELAQVRPGESVAVYGAGPVGLMAAYSALLRGAKKVFSVDRVPERLQKAEEIGAVPINFAEGDPAEQIKEQTEGIGTDKGVDAVGYQATAHGADHEEPATVLNSLVATVRATGALGVPGLYVPSDPGGPDEQAKHGMLLVAIGKLFEKGLRMGTGQCNVKRYNRYLRDMIIEGRAKPSFVVSHELPLDQAASAYDKFDKRIEGYTKVVLHP; from the coding sequence ATGAAGGCCGTCGTGTACAAAGAACCGTTCGCCGTCGCGGTCGAAGAGGTCGACAAGCCCAGCATCCAGCATCCGAACGATGTGATCGTACGGGTCAGCTCCACCGCGATATGCGGCTCCGACCTGCACATGTACGAGGGCCGCACCGCCGCCGAGCCCGGCATCGTCTTCGGCCACGAGAACATGGGAATCATCGAGGAGGTCGGCCAGGGCGTCACCTCGCTCAAGGAGGGCGACCGCGTGGTGATGCCCTTCAACGTCGCCTGCGGCTTCTGCGACAACTGCGTCGAGGGATTCACCGGCTACTGCCTGACCGTCAACCCCGGTTTCCCGGGCGGGGCGTACGGCTACGTCGCCATGGGGCCCTGGAAGGGCGGCCAGGCCGAGTACCTGCGCGTTCCCTACGCCGACTTCAACTGCCTGAAGCTGCCGCCGGGACAGGAGCACGAGACCGACTTCATCCTGCTCGCCGACATCTTCCCCACCGGCTACCACGGCTGTGAACTCGCCCAGGTCCGCCCCGGCGAGAGCGTCGCGGTGTACGGCGCAGGGCCGGTCGGGCTCATGGCCGCCTACTCGGCTCTGCTGCGCGGCGCGAAGAAGGTGTTCTCCGTGGACCGGGTCCCCGAGCGGCTGCAGAAGGCCGAGGAGATCGGCGCGGTTCCGATCAACTTCGCCGAGGGCGACCCGGCCGAGCAGATCAAGGAGCAGACCGAGGGCATCGGCACGGACAAGGGCGTCGACGCCGTCGGCTACCAGGCGACGGCGCACGGCGCGGACCACGAAGAACCGGCGACCGTCCTGAACTCGCTCGTCGCTACGGTCCGGGCCACCGGAGCGCTCGGCGTGCCCGGCCTCTACGTCCCGTCCGACCCGGGAGGCCCGGACGAGCAGGCCAAGCACGGCATGCTCCTCGTCGCGATCGGCAAGCTCTTCGAGAAGGGCCTGCGGATGGGTACGGGGCAGTGCAACGTGAAGCGCTACAACCGGTACCTGCGAGACATGATCATCGAGGGCAGGGCGAAGCCCAGTTTCGTCGTCTCCCACGAACTCCCCCTGGACCAGGCGGCGTCGGCCTACGACAAGTTCGACAAGCGGATCGAGGGCTACACCAAGGTGGTACTGCACCCGTAG
- a CDS encoding dihydrofolate reductase family protein produces MAGKVFFSVSMSLDGFIAPESLGDLMGQQWMELQRWMFPLRFFRENLKLGEGGEEGRDNDIARETFERTGASVMGKRMFDAGEQMWPEEAPFHTPVFVVTHTKRDPWERPGGTTFHFVNDGIESALDQAREAAGDRDVRIAGGGATILEYVNAGLIDEFSIALSPVLFGSGIRLFEGVDAGRVALEQVRAEPSPRVTHLTYAVRER; encoded by the coding sequence ATGGCCGGGAAGGTGTTCTTCAGCGTGTCGATGTCGCTGGACGGTTTCATCGCGCCCGAGTCCCTTGGGGACTTGATGGGGCAGCAGTGGATGGAACTGCAGCGGTGGATGTTCCCGCTGCGGTTCTTCCGGGAGAACCTGAAGCTCGGCGAGGGCGGCGAGGAAGGGCGCGACAACGACATCGCGCGGGAGACGTTCGAGCGCACCGGCGCGAGCGTCATGGGCAAGCGCATGTTCGACGCCGGCGAGCAGATGTGGCCGGAGGAGGCGCCGTTCCACACGCCGGTCTTCGTCGTGACGCACACCAAGCGTGACCCCTGGGAGCGGCCGGGCGGGACCACCTTCCACTTCGTCAACGACGGCATCGAGTCCGCCCTCGACCAGGCCCGCGAGGCCGCCGGCGACCGGGACGTCCGCATCGCGGGCGGCGGCGCGACGATCCTGGAGTACGTGAACGCCGGCCTGATCGACGAGTTCTCGATCGCGCTCTCACCCGTGCTGTTCGGCTCCGGAATCCGCCTGTTCGAGGGCGTGGACGCCGGCCGCGTGGCCCTGGAGCAGGTCCGCGCGGAGCCCTCCCCGAGGGTGACGCATTTGACCTACGCCGTCCGGGAGCGGTAA
- a CDS encoding DUF4232 domain-containing protein has product MKSKLTAVALAAVVVAGTAATTIPASAAPAKAEPTRCHTADLKAGFAMGDDAKPEMEQTKKQTQAYIWFTNQSKRTCTLSGFAGVDMTGAQKTDGTWSLARSSKKPAKMILKQGDTVDFSINLLPVAKSTPQKEKFVPAKFLVTPPNETEHFTLKWPFGGQILKQDGATRPATYLNPVGL; this is encoded by the coding sequence ATGAAGAGCAAGCTGACCGCCGTAGCCCTTGCAGCCGTCGTCGTCGCCGGCACTGCCGCTACCACCATCCCGGCCTCGGCCGCCCCCGCCAAGGCCGAGCCGACCCGCTGTCACACCGCCGACCTGAAGGCCGGCTTCGCCATGGGGGATGACGCGAAGCCGGAGATGGAGCAGACCAAGAAGCAGACCCAGGCGTACATCTGGTTCACCAACCAGAGCAAGCGCACCTGCACCCTGTCCGGCTTCGCCGGTGTCGACATGACCGGTGCTCAGAAGACCGACGGCACCTGGTCGCTGGCGCGCTCCTCCAAGAAGCCCGCAAAGATGATCCTGAAGCAGGGGGACACGGTGGACTTCAGCATCAACCTGCTTCCGGTGGCCAAGTCCACCCCGCAGAAGGAGAAGTTCGTTCCGGCAAAGTTCCTGGTCACCCCGCCGAACGAGACGGAGCACTTCACCCTGAAGTGGCCGTTCGGCGGCCAGATCCTCAAGCAGGACGGCGCCACCCGCCCGGCCACCTACCTCAACCCGGTCGGGCTGTAA
- a CDS encoding MIP/aquaporin family protein: MAERIVHRRGYRKGLAGEMLAEFLGTFVLLLLGIGSVAVAVVGLPGSGRQTVDFGPANWLIISWGWGLAVVFGVYVAGGISGAHLNPAVTLSFAAWRDFPWRKVLPYWLAQVAGAFVAAALIYACYRWAIDAANVKAGIPRDESLATYSIFATFPAEYFGDSWWGPLLDQIVGTGILLLLICALIDTRNTAPMSNLHPFLIGLVVVAIGLTFGTNAGYAINPARDFGPRLFTFFEGWGSIALPGSFEWFSGYWWIPIVGPLIGGLLGTAVYDLLISPVIKARMGASEEGPATEET, from the coding sequence ATGGCTGAACGCATAGTCCATCGACGTGGTTACCGAAAAGGCCTCGCCGGTGAGATGCTCGCAGAGTTCCTGGGGACGTTCGTCCTGCTTCTACTGGGCATCGGTTCGGTGGCCGTCGCCGTCGTCGGCCTGCCCGGATCAGGGCGGCAAACAGTGGACTTCGGTCCCGCCAACTGGCTCATCATTTCGTGGGGCTGGGGTCTCGCCGTGGTATTCGGCGTGTATGTGGCCGGCGGTATCAGCGGCGCCCACCTCAATCCCGCGGTGACGCTGAGCTTCGCCGCATGGAGGGACTTCCCCTGGCGGAAGGTCCTGCCCTACTGGCTGGCGCAGGTCGCGGGCGCCTTCGTCGCCGCCGCGCTCATCTACGCGTGCTACCGGTGGGCGATCGACGCGGCCAATGTCAAAGCGGGGATTCCGCGGGACGAATCACTGGCGACCTACTCGATCTTCGCCACATTCCCCGCCGAATACTTCGGAGATTCCTGGTGGGGCCCCTTGCTCGACCAAATCGTGGGCACCGGGATTCTACTGCTACTGATCTGCGCACTCATCGACACCCGCAATACCGCTCCGATGTCGAATCTCCACCCGTTCCTCATCGGTCTGGTGGTCGTCGCGATCGGTCTGACCTTCGGCACCAACGCCGGATACGCGATCAATCCCGCACGCGACTTCGGCCCACGACTTTTCACCTTCTTCGAAGGCTGGGGCTCCATTGCCCTACCCGGGTCATTCGAATGGTTCAGCGGCTACTGGTGGATCCCCATTGTCGGCCCCCTCATCGGCGGACTCCTGGGGACCGCGGTGTACGACCTGCTCATCAGTCCGGTGATCAAGGCCCGGATGGGGGCGTCCGAGGAAGGCCCGGCCACCGAGGAGACCTAG
- a CDS encoding histidine phosphatase family protein, producing the protein MRLLLIRHGQTPSNLKHLLDTAAPGPALTPLGREQAAALPTALVEEEIGALYASTLLRTQLTAEPLAARTGLEVRVRDGIRELSAGDLEMRGDEQAVETYLTTAFAWSAGDTALRMPGGENGVEALRRFDAVVEEAATTGARTVAMVSHGAAIRMWAAARAGNIDVDFASRHALQNTGVVILSGAPDEGWRVHTWAGRSVGPAAGVPGASGPAGEAVDGFET; encoded by the coding sequence ATGCGCTTGCTGCTCATTCGCCACGGTCAGACCCCGTCCAACCTCAAGCACCTGCTGGACACGGCCGCACCGGGGCCGGCGCTGACTCCCCTGGGCCGGGAACAGGCGGCCGCCCTCCCCACGGCGCTCGTGGAGGAGGAGATCGGCGCGCTCTACGCGTCCACGCTGCTCCGTACCCAGCTGACCGCCGAGCCGCTGGCGGCCCGGACGGGGCTGGAGGTCCGGGTGCGGGACGGTATCCGGGAGCTGTCGGCCGGCGATCTGGAGATGCGGGGCGACGAGCAGGCCGTCGAGACGTACCTGACCACCGCCTTCGCCTGGTCGGCGGGAGACACCGCGCTCCGCATGCCGGGCGGGGAGAACGGCGTGGAGGCGCTGCGGCGCTTCGACGCGGTGGTCGAGGAGGCCGCGACCACGGGGGCGCGGACCGTGGCCATGGTCAGTCACGGTGCCGCCATCCGTATGTGGGCGGCGGCGCGGGCCGGGAACATCGACGTCGACTTCGCTTCCCGGCACGCGCTCCAGAACACCGGTGTCGTCATCCTCTCCGGCGCGCCCGACGAAGGCTGGCGGGTCCATACCTGGGCCGGCAGGTCCGTCGGTCCCGCGGCCGGCGTTCCCGGTGCGAGCGGGCCCGCGGGGGAAGCCGTGGACGGATTCGAGACCTGA
- a CDS encoding Tn3 family transposase, with protein MYADTVSAAVRSDPRLRRTSQRRERRRSSVRGSLRGGDREEELRYTARRCLTAVGLKAAGVETANATFAARCEAIWGQGTTTVASDSTHFKAWDRNIFTEWHSRYELQGDLVPETQPPGPGEKAGRAACQTWPPHHPEASTHSGSPAVATNDAEGKLRGCPVGYSPTGLR; from the coding sequence ATGTACGCCGACACGGTGTCCGCTGCTGTCCGCAGTGATCCCCGGCTACGACGAACTTCCCAGCGACGAGAACGGCGACGAAGCAGCGTTCGTGGCTCGCTACGAGGCGGCGATCGAGAGGAAGAGCTGCGCTACACGGCCCGCCGCTGTCTGACCGCCGTCGGGCTGAAGGCCGCCGGCGTCGAGACAGCGAATGCCACCTTCGCGGCCCGCTGCGAAGCGATCTGGGGCCAGGGCACCACCACCGTGGCCTCGGACTCCACGCACTTCAAAGCCTGGGACCGCAACATCTTCACCGAGTGGCACTCCCGTTACGAGCTCCAAGGAGATCTGGTGCCGGAAACACAACCTCCAGGCCCCGGCGAGAAGGCCGGGCGTGCCGCGTGTCAGACGTGGCCACCGCACCACCCGGAGGCTTCAACTCATTCCGGGAGTCCTGCGGTGGCCACCAACGACGCTGAAGGGAAGCTCAGAGGCTGCCCAGTTGGTTACAGCCCGACCGGGTTGAGGTAG
- a CDS encoding HemK2/MTQ2 family protein methyltransferase, with translation MATAAARTADLGNLWTLPGVYAPQADTHLLAQALHTEGVTADTDVLDVCTGSGALAVLAARTGARVTATDISWRAVMTARMNALRAGHRVRVRRGDLTGPVARQRFDVVVSNPPYVPAPHAHRPRRHRPAVAWDAGRGGRQAVDRICAHARDVLRPHGVLLMVHSGLCGVEETLRQLTNSGLRCSVVDRSYVPFGPVLTERLPWLRAQGLIGAGEDKEELVVIRAERS, from the coding sequence ATGGCGACTGCTGCCGCACGCACGGCCGACCTCGGGAACCTGTGGACCCTGCCCGGGGTCTACGCCCCCCAGGCCGACACCCACCTGCTCGCACAGGCGCTCCACACCGAAGGCGTCACGGCGGACACGGACGTCCTCGACGTCTGCACCGGAAGCGGCGCGCTCGCCGTGCTGGCCGCCCGGACGGGGGCACGGGTGACGGCGACCGACATCTCATGGCGGGCGGTGATGACCGCTCGGATGAACGCCCTTCGTGCCGGACACCGCGTCCGGGTCCGGCGCGGCGACCTCACCGGGCCGGTGGCGCGGCAGCGCTTCGACGTGGTGGTGAGCAACCCGCCGTACGTGCCCGCACCCCACGCGCACCGTCCCCGCCGCCACAGACCCGCGGTCGCCTGGGACGCCGGTCGCGGCGGACGGCAGGCCGTCGACCGGATCTGCGCGCACGCCCGGGACGTGCTGCGACCGCACGGCGTCCTGCTCATGGTGCACTCCGGGCTCTGCGGCGTGGAGGAGACGCTGAGGCAGCTGACCAACAGCGGGCTGCGCTGCTCGGTGGTGGACCGCTCCTACGTGCCCTTCGGCCCCGTGCTCACCGAGCGGCTCCCGTGGCTGCGGGCCCAGGGCCTGATCGGCGCCGGCGAGGACAAAGAGGAACTGGTGGTCATCCGTGCCGAACGAAGCTGA
- a CDS encoding iron-containing redox enzyme family protein, with translation MTVTTTDHSPAADHSPAAASVPAPRGPLSAGLFAALASSGQAPPDAGGAAVADPYGEDLHLALYVLYELHYRGFTDVAEDREWDPALMPLLRALEERFLDALRADVPAGRTTDEAFGELLVESTDHGDSVAHHLEHHGELWQIREYAALRSLYHLKEADPHAWVIPRLRGRAKAGMVAIEYDEFGAGRAENIHAQLFAELMADLGLDTRYGHYVEAAPACALAVVNVMTLFGLHRALRGALVGHFACVEVTSSPGSRRLAAAMRRTGAGPAAERFYAEHVEADAVHEQVVRREVIGGLLTDEPHLEPDVAFGADATVHLEGRLASHLLTAWRDGRSALRQG, from the coding sequence ATGACGGTGACCACCACTGACCACAGCCCTGCAGCTGACCACAGCCCTGCCGCCGCCTCCGTGCCCGCGCCCAGGGGACCGCTCTCGGCCGGACTGTTCGCCGCCCTCGCCTCCTCGGGCCAAGCCCCTCCCGACGCGGGCGGGGCCGCGGTCGCCGACCCGTACGGGGAGGACCTGCACCTGGCCCTCTATGTGCTCTACGAGCTGCACTACCGCGGTTTCACCGACGTCGCGGAGGACCGTGAGTGGGACCCCGCGCTCATGCCCCTGCTCCGGGCCCTCGAAGAGCGTTTCCTCGACGCCCTGCGCGCCGACGTGCCCGCCGGCCGCACCACGGACGAGGCGTTCGGCGAGCTGCTGGTGGAATCCACCGACCACGGCGACAGCGTCGCCCACCACCTCGAACACCACGGGGAGCTGTGGCAGATCCGGGAGTACGCCGCGCTGCGCTCGCTCTATCACCTCAAGGAGGCGGACCCCCACGCGTGGGTCATCCCCCGGCTGCGCGGGCGGGCCAAGGCCGGCATGGTCGCCATCGAGTACGACGAGTTCGGTGCGGGCCGGGCCGAGAACATCCACGCCCAGCTCTTCGCCGAGCTGATGGCGGACCTGGGGCTGGACACGCGCTACGGCCACTACGTGGAGGCGGCGCCCGCCTGCGCCCTCGCCGTCGTGAACGTGATGACGCTGTTCGGCCTGCACCGCGCGCTGCGGGGAGCACTGGTCGGCCACTTCGCCTGTGTCGAGGTCACCTCGTCGCCGGGCTCCCGCCGGCTCGCCGCGGCGATGCGGCGCACCGGCGCCGGCCCCGCGGCCGAGCGTTTCTACGCGGAGCACGTCGAAGCGGACGCCGTGCACGAACAGGTCGTACGCCGGGAAGTGATCGGGGGCCTGCTCACCGACGAGCCGCACCTGGAGCCGGACGTGGCCTTCGGAGCGGATGCCACCGTCCACCTGGAGGGCCGGCTGGCGTCGCATCTCCTGACGGCATGGCGCGACGGGCGGTCGGCGCTGCGTCAGGGATGA
- the glpK gene encoding glycerol kinase GlpK encodes MPEFVGAVDQGTTSSRFMIFDHAGNEVAKHQLEHRQILPRSGWVEHDPVEIWERTNTVIQNALRAGNLSATDLKAIGITNQRETTVVWDPRNGRPYYNAIVWQDTRTDSIAAALERDGHGEVIRHKAGLPPATYFSGGKIKWLLENVDGLREAAEAGHALFGNTDAWVLWNLTGGPNGGVHATDVTNASRTMLMNLETLDWDDELLGIFGIPRAMLPSINPSSHPEAYGQARTSRPLGAPVPITGVLGDQQAATVGQVCFSPGEAKNTYGTGNFLVLNTGTELVRSQHGLLTTVAYQFAGSPAVYALEGSIAVTGAAVQWLRDQLKIIKSAPESEELARSVDDNGGMYFVPAFSGLFAPYWRSDARGAMVGLARYNTGAHIARATLEAICYQSRDVVDAMEQDSGVHLDVLKVDGGVTANDLCMQIQADVLGVPVSRPVVAETTALGAAYAAGLATGFWRDTDELRSHWQESKRWSPVWSEEQRQSGYQDWKRAVERTLDWVKVT; translated from the coding sequence ATGCCCGAATTCGTCGGCGCGGTGGACCAGGGCACCACCAGTTCACGTTTCATGATCTTCGACCACGCCGGAAACGAGGTGGCGAAGCACCAGCTCGAGCACCGCCAGATCCTGCCGCGGTCGGGGTGGGTCGAGCACGACCCGGTGGAGATCTGGGAGCGCACCAACACGGTGATCCAGAACGCCCTCCGTGCCGGAAACCTGTCGGCCACCGATCTGAAGGCCATCGGCATCACCAACCAGCGCGAGACGACCGTGGTCTGGGACCCGCGCAACGGCCGCCCCTACTACAACGCCATCGTCTGGCAGGACACCCGCACCGACAGCATCGCCGCCGCCCTCGAGCGTGACGGCCACGGCGAGGTCATCCGGCACAAGGCCGGCCTGCCGCCGGCCACCTACTTCTCCGGCGGCAAGATCAAGTGGCTGCTGGAGAACGTGGACGGACTACGTGAGGCCGCCGAGGCGGGCCACGCCCTGTTCGGCAACACGGACGCCTGGGTGCTGTGGAACCTCACCGGCGGACCCAACGGCGGGGTGCACGCCACCGACGTGACCAATGCCAGCCGCACCATGCTGATGAATCTGGAGACCCTGGACTGGGACGACGAGCTGCTGGGCATCTTCGGCATCCCGCGTGCGATGCTGCCGTCCATCAACCCCTCGTCCCATCCCGAGGCGTACGGCCAGGCCCGGACCTCCCGGCCGCTGGGTGCCCCCGTGCCGATCACCGGGGTGCTCGGCGACCAGCAGGCGGCGACCGTCGGCCAGGTCTGCTTCTCCCCCGGCGAGGCCAAGAACACCTACGGCACCGGCAACTTCCTGGTGCTCAACACCGGTACGGAGCTGGTGCGTTCGCAGCACGGGCTGCTGACGACGGTGGCGTACCAGTTCGCCGGCAGCCCCGCGGTCTACGCGCTGGAGGGATCCATCGCCGTCACCGGCGCGGCCGTGCAGTGGCTGCGCGACCAGCTGAAGATCATCAAGAGCGCCCCGGAGAGCGAGGAGCTGGCTCGTTCGGTGGACGACAACGGCGGGATGTACTTCGTACCGGCCTTCTCCGGCCTGTTCGCCCCGTACTGGCGCTCCGACGCCCGCGGCGCCATGGTCGGCCTGGCCCGCTACAACACCGGTGCCCACATCGCACGGGCCACGCTGGAGGCCATCTGCTACCAGAGCCGCGACGTGGTCGACGCCATGGAACAGGACTCGGGCGTCCACCTGGACGTGCTCAAGGTCGACGGCGGTGTGACCGCGAACGACCTGTGCATGCAGATCCAGGCCGACGTGCTGGGTGTGCCGGTCAGCCGTCCGGTGGTCGCCGAGACCACCGCCCTGGGCGCCGCCTACGCCGCCGGCCTCGCCACCGGCTTCTGGCGCGACACCGACGAACTGCGCTCGCACTGGCAGGAGTCGAAGCGCTGGAGCCCGGTCTGGAGCGAGGAGCAGCGCCAGAGCGGCTACCAGGACTGGAAGCGGGCCGTGGAACGCACCCTGGACTGGGTCAAGGTCACCTGA
- a CDS encoding SRPBCC family protein yields MSTTEQGTPAQSATADREIVTSRIIDAPRELVFEAFTDVRHLSRWWGPEGFTTTTRAFEFRVGGEWDFVMHGPDGTDYQEWITWTELAPPERIAMLHGETRDDPNAFESVLTFEPDGTATRIEMHTVFPTKEQRDEAVEKYHAIEGGRQTLSNLAAYVTEIVRKGVED; encoded by the coding sequence ATGAGCACGACAGAACAAGGAACGCCGGCGCAGTCGGCGACAGCCGACCGCGAGATCGTCACCTCCCGGATCATCGACGCCCCACGGGAGCTGGTGTTCGAGGCGTTCACCGACGTCCGACACCTGTCGCGATGGTGGGGACCGGAAGGGTTCACCACCACCACGCGGGCGTTCGAGTTCCGCGTCGGCGGAGAGTGGGACTTCGTGATGCACGGACCGGACGGGACGGACTACCAAGAGTGGATCACCTGGACCGAACTCGCCCCACCGGAACGGATCGCGATGCTCCACGGTGAGACCCGCGACGACCCGAACGCCTTCGAGTCGGTCCTGACGTTCGAGCCCGACGGCACGGCGACCCGGATCGAGATGCACACGGTGTTCCCCACCAAGGAGCAGCGCGACGAGGCGGTCGAGAAGTACCACGCGATCGAGGGCGGCCGGCAGACCCTGAGCAACCTGGCTGCATACGTCACCGAGATCGTTCGGAAGGGAGTTGAGGACTGA
- a CDS encoding CDGSH iron-sulfur domain-containing protein: protein MPNEADRPRRVTVDGNGPMLIEGPVEIVREDGTIATSDRFVVAVCTCRRSRILPWCDTSHRRRRKPPGAAPREEGDRPHGHDPKDIHDGDHH from the coding sequence GTGCCGAACGAAGCTGACCGGCCCAGGCGGGTGACCGTCGACGGCAACGGGCCGATGCTGATCGAAGGACCGGTGGAGATCGTCCGGGAGGACGGCACGATCGCCACCTCCGACCGGTTCGTCGTCGCCGTCTGCACCTGCCGCCGCAGCCGCATCCTCCCGTGGTGCGACACCAGCCACCGCCGCCGCAGGAAACCCCCCGGCGCCGCACCCCGCGAGGAGGGCGACCGGCCGCACGGCCACGACCCGAAGGACATCCATGACGGTGACCACCACTGA
- a CDS encoding ArsR/SmtB family transcription factor, with translation MARAATTSDVFNAIAEPQRREILVLLRAGERSVTELAQELGMTQPGASKHLRVLREVGLVRDRKAGKQRLYGLDASGLRPVHEWTGGFEQFWNESFNRLDAYVQDLKQTRKAE, from the coding sequence ATGGCACGAGCAGCGACGACGTCGGACGTCTTCAACGCGATCGCCGAGCCGCAGCGCCGGGAGATCCTGGTACTGCTGCGGGCGGGTGAGCGGTCGGTGACCGAGTTGGCCCAGGAGTTGGGGATGACCCAGCCGGGGGCGTCCAAACACCTGCGGGTGCTCCGGGAGGTCGGGCTGGTGCGCGACCGCAAGGCAGGCAAGCAGCGCCTGTACGGCCTTGACGCCAGCGGGCTGCGGCCCGTCCACGAGTGGACCGGCGGTTTCGAGCAGTTCTGGAACGAGAGCTTCAACCGACTGGACGCCTACGTGCAGGACCTGAAGCAGACAAGGAAAGCGGAGTAG